CGACCCGGCCGCCGAGGGCGAACGGATGCCCGCCCTGCTCGGCGCGGCCCTGCGGTGCTACGTGCTGGAACGGGGTGGCGCCGGGCAGGACCTGGCGGTCGACCCGCCGTCGGGCGTCGTGCCCGTGCTCCACGCCCGGTTGCGGCGCACGCTGGACGAGGAGGGGGAAGGGGAGGAGCACTGGAGCTTCCGGGCGATCGCCCACTCCCACCACAGCTCGGTGCTGCCCCGGTTGCAGTCGGCGTGCCTGGACGCGGAGCTGTGGCAGGAAGGCGGCAGACGGCACCTGGTGGTGCTGCGCAACATCCCGTTCTCGGCGGGGCCGAAGACCGTGGCGGCGCTGGCCGAGTTCGAGGCCGCGGGCGGGGTGTCGCTGCCGGTGTCGCAGGACGACCTGCGCACCTTCGAGGCCCTGGAGCTGATGCTGGCCCGGGCGCCGGAGGGGTTGCTCGGGTGGCTGGCGGCCCGGCTGCCCGCGAGCAGGTCCGGGCTCCTGCGGCGGGTCCTCCCCGCGCCGGTGCCCGAGGTCCCCCCTGTGCCGGAGCCCGTTCCCGCGCCCGTGGAGCCCTCCGCGCCGCGGTGGCCGGAGGCGGAGCCGGGCGACGACCGGTCCGGCCGGAACGAGGACGGGGTCCCCGCCATCACCCTGGGCGTGAACGCGGACAACGGGCGGCCGTTCACCATCCCGGTGGCGCTGCTGCGCAAGCACACCGCGGTCTTCGCCGGCACCGGGTCGGGCAAGACCGTCCTGCTCCGCCGCCTGGTCGAGGAGGTGGCGCTGCACGGGGTGTCGTCGGTCCTGATCGACACCAACAACGACCTGGCGCGCCTGGGCGACCCGTGGCCGTCGCCGCCGGTCGAGTGGGGCGGAGGAGACGCCGAGCGCGCCCGCCGCTACTTCGCCGACACCGACGTGGTGGTCTGGACGCCGTCCCGCGAGACCGGCCGACCGCTGGTGCTGACCCCGCTGCCGGACTTCGGCGGGGTGGTCGACGACCCGGACGAGTTCCGCACCGCGATCGACGCCGCGGTCGCGGGGCTCGTGCCGCGCGCGGGGCTGTCCGGCCGCAAGCTCGACACCGGCAAGGCCGTGCTCACCGAGGCGCTGGCGCACTTCGCGCGGCGCGGCGGGAGCGACCTCAAGGCCCTGGTGGCGTTCCTGGGTGACCTGCCCGAGGGCGTCAGCACGATCCGGGACTCGGCGAAGCTGGCCGCCGACATCGCCGAGGGCCTGAAGGCAGCCATGATCAACGACCCGGTCTTCGGCGGGCTCGGGGACCGCCTCGACCCGGGCGTGCTGCTCACCCCGCCGCCCGGCAGGCGGGCCAGGGTGTCGGTGATCAGCTGCGTCGGCCTGCCCAACGACGACCAGCGCCAGACCTTCGTCAACCAGCTCCAGCTCGCGCTGTTCGCCTGGGTCCGGCGCAACCCGGCGGGCGACCGGCCGCTGGGTGGCCTGCTCGTGCTGGACGAGGCCCAGACGTTCGTCCCGGCGCGCGGCACGCCCGCGTCCCGGCAGAGCACCCTGATGCTGGCCACCCAGGCGCGGAAGTACGGGCTCGGCATGGTCTACGCGACGCAGGCGCCGAAGGCGTTGCACAACCAGGTCACCGGCAACGCGGCGACGCAGTTCTTCGGCCTGCTCAACGCCTCGGCGCAGATCGATGCCGCGAAGGCGCTGGCGCGGGCCAAGGGCGGCCGGGTGGACGACATCTCCCGCCTGCCCGCCGGCCGGTTCTACGGCGCGACCGAGGGTACCGGCTTCGCGAAGCTCCGGCTGCCGATGTGCCTGAGCCACCACCCGCCCAGCGCGCTCACCGAGGACGAGGTCCTGCGGCGGGCGCGCGACGGCCGGGATCAGTCGGCGTTGGCGCCGTAGACGATGTCGACGTACTCGCGGTGCCGCTCGATGTACCCCTTGATGAACGGGCACTGCGGCAGCACCCGCAGCCCCCACTCCCGGGCCTGGTCCAGCGCGGCCCGGGCCAGGGCGCTGCCCACGCCCCTGCCCTCGAACGCCGGGTCGACCTCGGTGTGGGTGAACACGATCAGCTCCGGGGTGCGCAGGTACTCGGCCCGGCCCGCCGGCGCGCCGTCCACCACCGCGGCGAAGTACTTCTCCTCGGGCACGTCGTGCACCTCGATGGCCATCGCTACCTCCCGGTCGATCGGAGTCGAGAACGTAGCACCGGCGGCCGCGAGGTTTTCACGCGGAGTGACGAGGGTAATCGGCCGGTGACCACGACGGGGTAGCGAAGGGGGACCGACATGCGCATCCGCCTCGTGCTGGTGGCCGCGCTCTGCACCGCGGCGGGCGGCATCGCGGGCTGCGGCGGCGGGACGGACACCGCCGCGCCCGAGTCGACCACGACCTCCGAGTCCGCGGTCACCAACCGGCTGGTCGGGGTGCTCGCCACGGTCGACGACGCCGACACCGCCTTCACCTACGAGCCCGAGGCCGCGCCGGTCGGCGCCGAGCTGGAGCTGGAGGTCAGCGAGGGCGAGGGCACCACCACCGTGCGCCTGGACGCCGACCGGCTCCAGCCCGACCGCGGCTACGCCGTGCACGCCCACACCGACCCGTGCGGGAAGACCGGTGCCGACGCCGGGCCCCACTACCAGCACCAGGTCGACCCGAACGCGACGCCGGACAAGCCCTCGACCGACCCGGCCTACGCCAACCCCCGGAACGAGATCTGGCTCGACCTGAAGACCGACGGCCAGGGCAACGGCTCCGCCGAGACCACCGTGCCGTTCGACTTCGGCGACCGCGTGCCCGCCTCGATCGTGCTGCACGAGAAGCCCACCACGGCCACCGAACCGGGTCAGGCGGGCACCGCGGGCGGCCGGCTCGCCTGCTTCACCGCCCCGTTCCGCGACTGAGGCGCGCATGAGGTGGTTGCTCGTCCTCGCCCTGGTGCTGGCGGGGTGCGGACTGCCCCGTGACGTGGAGGGCACCCTGGACCGCGTCCGGGCCGGGGTGCTGCGCGCCGGCGTCACCGACAACCCGCCGTGGACGCGGGCGTGGGACGAGGCGCCCGCCGGGGTGGAGGTGGAGCTGGTGGAGCGGTTCGCCGCGGGGCTGGGTGCCCGCGTCGAGTGGCGCCCGGGCTCGGAGTCGACGCTGATGACCGCGCTGGAGGGCCGCGAGCTGGACCTGGTGGTCGGCGGGCTGGAGGAGCAGTCGCCGTGGGTCGAGCAGGCTTCGCTGACCCGCCCGTACGCCGAGCGGCACGTGTGGGCGCTGCCGCTGGGCGAGAACGCCTGGCAGGTCGAGGTGGAGGAGTTCCTGGCGACCCTGCCGGACGGCGAGGTCGAGCGGCTGCTGGACCGCGCATGAGGGTGGGCGACCGCTTCGAGCTGCCGCCGGACAAGGCGGCGCTGCACCGGCGCGCGGTGCGGCTGGAGTGGTGGACGCTCGCCTTCTTCGCCGCCGCCGTCGCGCTGCTCGCGGTCACCCTCGGGCAGTCGCAGGCGATGAAGGCCGCCTGGATCGAGGACATGCTCGGCCTGGTGCCGCCCGCCGCGTTCCTGGTCGCCGCCCGCTACCGCAACCGGCCGCCGGACGAGCGGTTCCCCTACGGCTACCACCGGTCGGTGAGCGTGGCGTTCCTGGCGGGCTCGCTGGCGCTGCTGGGCCTGGGCGGCTACGTCGTGTACGACTCGCTGTCCCGCCTGCTGGCCGGCGAGCGCCCGCCGATCGGGCTGGTCGAGGTGTTCGGCGTCCGCTTCTGGTCGGGCTGGCTGATGATCGCCGCGCTGCTGGCCACCATGGTGCCCGCCATCCTGCTGGGCCGGGTCAAGATCGGGATCGCCCGGCGGCTGCACGACAAGGTCCTCTACGCGGACGCCGAGATGAACCGCGCCGACTGGCTCACCGCGGCCGCCGCGGTGCTGGGCGTGCTCGGCATCGGCTTCGGCCTGTGGTGGGCCGACGCGGTGGCCGCGCTGGTGATCGGCGGCGACATCGTCCGCGACGGCGCGCGCACCACGCGGGACGCGGTGGCGAACCTGATGGACAGCAGGCCGCGGGTGGTCGGCGGGCGCGAGCCGCACCCGCTGCCGGACCGGCTGCTGGCCGCCGTGCTCGACCAGGACTGGGTGGCCGACGCGTGGCTGCGCGTGCGCGAGGAGGGCCACGTGTTCGTGGGTGAGCTGCTGGTCGTGCCGACGACCGACGAGGGGCTGCCGGAGCGGTTGGAGCAACTGGGGAAGTGGGCGCGGGACTTCGACTGGCGCGTGCACGACCTGGTCGTCGCCCCGGTCACCCGCATCGACCGCTGAACCCGGTGGCGCCCGCCCGGCGGACCCGGTCCCGACGAACGGCGTGGACCGGATTCGCCGGGCGGTGCGGTCGTCCGGGCCCGGACGGGCGCCACCGGGCGTGGTTCAGCGCCTGCCCAGCAGCATGGCCAGGTCCACCGCGTTCGCCATCGCCTCGGTGCCCGCGTCGTTGGGGTGCAGGTGGTCGCCGCTGTCGTAGGCCGGGTCCAGCGTGGCCGGGTCCCCCGGTACGGCGGTCGCGGCGGCGAAGTCCACCACGCCGTCGAACTCGCCGGACGTGCGGATCCAGTCGTTGAGCTCGCGCCAGGTGGCCTCGCGCTCCCCGGTCCAGATGAACGAGCCCTTGAACGGCAGCACGGTGCCGCCGTAGACCGCGACGCCCGCCGCCCGCGCCTGCCTGATCACCTCGCGGTGCCCGGCGATCAGGTCGGCCGCCGACGCGCTGTAGCCGATGTCGTTGACCGCCAGCAGCATGATCACGGCCTCCACGCCGGTCTGCGACAGCACGTCGCGCTGCACCCGGGTGACCCCGGCGACGCCCCAGTACGGCTCGTCGCGGTCGGCGATCAGCCGGTTGCCGCCCAGGCCCGCGTTCACCACCGACAGCGTCCGGCCCGGCACCGCGTCCAGCCGCCTGGCCAGGAAGTCCGGCCAGCGGCGGTTGGCGTTGCCGGTGGTGCTGGCGGTGTCGGTGATCGAGTCGCCGAACGCCACGACCGCGCCCTTCACCCGGCCCGCGGGCGCCACGTCCACCCCGTCGACCACCATCCAGCACGGCGTGTCGGCGAACCCGCCCGACAGCGCGCCGGTCCGGTCGCCCGCGGCGAGGTAGTTGCCCTGGGCGGTGAACGGGTGGTTGGTCAGCGGTCCGGTCGCCTCCGGCAGGTACGCGCTCACCAGCAGCGTGGACAGCGCCGCCACGTCGAGGCGCACCGGGTCGCTGAAGACCTCCCGGCCCACGGGCACGGTCACCTCGCGGCGACCGCCGAACGTCACCGCGCGCAAGGTGCCGGGCACGGCCGCGTCGCCGGCCGCCTGCACCGCGACGGAGGTGCGGCCCACCTTCAGCGGCTTGGTGCCGAAGGCGTTGGTCAGGCGCACCCGCGCGAACCGGCCGCCCGCGCTGGTGAACACGACGTTGCGCACGGTCTGGTCGGCCAGGCCCTCGCCGGCCGGGCACGAGTTCCACGGGACCGCGCTGCCGACCACGGGGCTCGCCGCCCACGCGGCCACCCAGCCCCGGGCGTGGGCGCCGGGTTGCGCGGCGGTGGCGGATTGCGCGCCGGTGGCGGGTTGCGCGGCGGTGGCGGATTGCGCGCCGGCGGCGGGTTGCGCGCTGGCGGCGGGTTGCGCGGCGGTGGCGGCCACCAGCGCCGCGATCAGGGCCAACTTCCCCGCGTGTCCTGCCATGACGGTCTCCTCGCCGGTCGTCGTTGGTGGCGTGGCCGACGCTGGCAGCGGTGGGTTAACCGGTCAAGCCAGTCACGACGAGCGGCGTCGAAGATGCGACGAGTGGTTGCGGCTTAACGTTCAGTATCGTGTGGCGATGCCAGCGGGATGCGGGCGCGGGCTTCGGGCAGGTCGGCGGCGGACCAGGAGACCAGCAGGTCGAGCACGCCGTCGTGGGGCGCCTCCAGGACGAAGTGCTGCGTCGTGCGGTAGGACCAGAAGCCCCCGGTGGCCTCGGCGTCCGTGAGGGTCGCCCGCACCGCCTCGTCGCCCCGGACGACCGCCAGGACCGGCTCGCCCCGGTGCGGCCGGTCGGCCGGTGGGCGCTCGGCGGGGTCGCGCCGCGCCGCCTTCCCGGCCTCGTCGCGCGCGACGCCCGTCAGGGTCGCCGACAGCAGGCCCGGTTCCACCGCGGCCAGGCGGGTCAGCACCAGCGCCGCGTCCCCGACGCGGTGCAGCACCTGCGGCGGCGCCACGCCGACCCCGGTCTCGATGGCGACGAAACCGGGGTGAGGGGCGGTGCGGGAGGTCAACCGCTCGGCCGTGGGCACGCCGGTGACCGGGGCGTCCCAGATCGACCTGGTGGCGCGTTCGACGGTGGCGCGGGACGGCAGCGGCAGGTGCACGACGGTTTCCGGGAAGCCGATCTCCGGCCAGGCGAACACCAGCGAGACGCGGTCGAACGCGGGCGGGAGCAGGAAGGTCAGGCGGTACTCGCTCCCGGTGTTGTCGTTGCGGGTGGAATTGATCCACGGGTACGCCCACCGCGCCCGCCCGGTGTCCTCCAGCACGCCCAGGCGCAGGTCCAGGCCCTCGTCCGTGTCGGGCAGCAGCACGCGCGCCGCGACCGCCGGACCGCCCCGGCCCGCGCGGATGTCCCGCTGCCGCTGCGTGGCGTCCCGCGGGTCCGGCGGCCGGCGGGCGAGCAGCTCCAGTTCCAGCCCCGACGGGCGGGACGCGCACCGCAGCACGCCCACGACCAGTTCCGGTCGCCCGATCAGCAGGCCGCCCGGGTGGGCGACGGCGCCGAGCGTTTCGATCAGTTCCCGGTCCACGGGTCCAGCTTCCTCGGGGCGGCAAGTAGTTTGGGCGGGGTGAGCGGGCGGTCGTGGTTCGGGGTCCTCCGGCTCGTGCTGCTCGTGGTGCTGGTCGCGGCGTGCGCGGTCGGGGTCGCCACCGGTGTCGTACCCGGGGTGGCCGAGCTGCGCGGTCGGGTCGACGCCGCCGGGCCGCTGGCACCGGTGGTGTTCGTCGCGCTGTGCGCGGCCGGGTCGTCGGTGCTGGTGCCCAAGCCGGTGCTCAGCGTGCTCGGCGGGGTGCTGTTCGGGCCGTGGGTCGGCGCCGGGGTGGTGGTCGTGGGCGTGACGCTGGGCGCGGTGGTGAGCTTCCTCGTGGCGCGCGGGCTCGGGCGGGACGTGGTCCGGCCGCGCGACGGCCGGTTCGCGCGGGTGGACCGGCTGCTCGAACGGCACGGGTTCGGCGCGGTGGTGGCGTTGCGGCTGCTGCCCTTGGTGCCGTTCGGGCTGGTCAACTACGTCGCCGGGCTGACCGGGCTGCGGGTGGGCGCGTTCGTGGCCGGCACCGCGGTCGGGGTGCTGCCCGCCACCGCCGTCTACACGACCACCGGGGCGTCGCTGACCACGATGACGGTCGGGCAGTGGCTGCTGGCGGGCGCGGCGATGGCGCTGCCGGCGGTGGCGGGGTTCGCGGTGCTGCGGGTCAGGCGGGCGCGGTGACCGTGCCTTGGGGCGGCCGTGGGACGGGTGGACCGGGTCAGAGGAGCGCGGTGACCGCCTCGACCACGGCCGGGCCGTCGAGCAGCACCCGGTCGTTGTGGTCGGCCCCGGGCACCTCCACCGCCCGCCCGCCGGCCGCCGCGGCGACCGCGCGGCTCTGCTCCGGCGGGACGACCGAGTCGGCCGAGCCGTAGACGACCGTCACCGGCGCGGTGGTGCGGGCCACGTGCTCGGCGGTCGGGAAGCGGTCCAGCAGCAGCCACCGCACCGGCAGGAACGGGTAGTGCCGCCGGCCCACCGCGGCCAGGTCGGTGAACGGCGAGCGCAGCACCAGCCCGGCCGGCGGGTGCGCCGCGGCCAGTTCGGCGGCCACCGCCGAACCCAGGCTCTCGCCGAAGTACAGCAGCGGCAGGTCGGTCTCGGCGAGCAGGAAGTCCCGGGCGGCGCGGGCGTCGAGGGCCAGCCCCCGCTCGGTGGGCGCGCCCGGGTTGCCGCCGTAACCCCGGTAGTCCGCCAGCAGCACCGACAGGCCGCGGGCGGTGAGGGCGGCGGCCAGCGGGGCGCGCAGCGAGCGGTTGCCCGCGTTGCCGGGGGTCACCAGCACGGCGGCCCTCGCGCCGGGCGCGGGGAAGTACCAGGCGGACAGGCGCAGGCCGTCGGCGGTGGTGAGGGTCACGTCGCGACCGCCGGGCAGCACGTCGGCCGCCGGCGGCACCGGGCCGCCCGCGGGCAGGAAGACCAGTTTCCGTTGGAACGCGAACGCGCCGCCCAGCACCACGGCCACGATGGTGGCCGCCGCGGCGAGGCCGAGCAACACCCGTCTGCGCATGTCGCCATCATCGGGGTCGGCGCCGGGCACCGTGAGTTAGGTTGTCGCCATGGTGATCGCGGGTTCCGCCGCCGACGTGGAGCCCAGGTGGGCCGAATGGCGCAGGCCGCTGCCCAGCCGCGCCCAGCAGCGGCGCGACTGGTGGCTGGGGCTGGGCACGGTGGTCGGCGGGCTCGCGACGACCGCGCTGGTCAACAGCATCGGCGCGCAGGCGTTCAGCGAGCCGCCCCCGTTCGGCGAGCAGCTGTTCTGGAACGCGGTGGTCACCGCGCCGCTGGTGGTGCGCCGCCGGTACCCGCTGGCCGTGCTGCTGGTGGTGGCCGCGCTGTTCATCGCGGCCCAGGTCCGGCAGACCGGGGACAGCGTGGTGCCGTCCGTGGCGTTGTTCCTCGCCCTGCACAGCGCGGGTGCCTGGGAGCGCAACCGGGTGGTCGCGCGGTGGTCGCGGATCGCGGTCATCGTGGTGATGTTCGCCTGGCTCGGCTTCGGGCTGGTGAAGTTCCTCGTCGGACCGCCGCACGCGTTCAAGGACGCCGCCGGTCCGCTGGACCCCGTGCTGGCGTCGGTGCTCTACCAGCTCGCGCTCAACCTCGCGTTCTTCCTGTCGGCGTACTTCCTGGGCGAGCAGGCGTGGGTGTCCGCGCGTCGGCAGGCCGAGTTGGAGCACCAGGCGGAGCGGCTGCACCGGTCCCAGGAGCAGAACACGCGGGGCGCGATCGTCGCCGAGCGCCTGCGCATCGCCCGCGACCTGCACGACGTGGTGGCGCACCACGTGTCGGTGATGGGCATCCAGGCCGGGGCCGCCCGCCGGGTGCTCGACACCGACCGCGAGCTGGCCCGGTCGGCGTTGCTCATGGTCGAGCAGACGGCGCGGGACTCGGTGGGGGAGCTGCGCGGCCTGCTGGGGCTGCTGCGGGCGGGCGCCCCGAACG
This portion of the Saccharothrix syringae genome encodes:
- a CDS encoding ATP-binding protein; the protein is MDPEQRNALNEVQFNSVLAPDDVWSRLDHHVDGLHVEAVRHLERAVATAARKPGANPLGVVLQGERGVGKTHMLGWLRQRVQREGGAFFLLKTLDKRSFWEGAVQGVLGSKLLTRDGGQLTTLLDRLADRTGCPGEVRMRLRGTLPVRRQDVDLLVERLRELAPEVVSNCQDTLRALVLHRAARDEVNRVGHGFLVLEDGITEAEREQWGFRARGRPAQLVFGDLSRVFALTGPVVVAVDQVDGVFSQAPGESDRHALADGLAHGLMALREEATRTVIVVACLPRTWRLVADHGVNSAGDRFRVLTLSTAMPGPAVATAIVERHLGGLYDEVGFTPPHPTWPVLPSAFEDPEVAHCTARRLLQRVERHVEECLRLGEVRELADFGEPQPVTTAVPTTGPDVLGALDEEFARLRAAADVVRPLDPAAEGERMPALLGAALRCYVLERGGAGQDLAVDPPSGVVPVLHARLRRTLDEEGEGEEHWSFRAIAHSHHSSVLPRLQSACLDAELWQEGGRRHLVVLRNIPFSAGPKTVAALAEFEAAGGVSLPVSQDDLRTFEALELMLARAPEGLLGWLAARLPASRSGLLRRVLPAPVPEVPPVPEPVPAPVEPSAPRWPEAEPGDDRSGRNEDGVPAITLGVNADNGRPFTIPVALLRKHTAVFAGTGSGKTVLLRRLVEEVALHGVSSVLIDTNNDLARLGDPWPSPPVEWGGGDAERARRYFADTDVVVWTPSRETGRPLVLTPLPDFGGVVDDPDEFRTAIDAAVAGLVPRAGLSGRKLDTGKAVLTEALAHFARRGGSDLKALVAFLGDLPEGVSTIRDSAKLAADIAEGLKAAMINDPVFGGLGDRLDPGVLLTPPPGRRARVSVISCVGLPNDDQRQTFVNQLQLALFAWVRRNPAGDRPLGGLLVLDEAQTFVPARGTPASRQSTLMLATQARKYGLGMVYATQAPKALHNQVTGNAATQFFGLLNASAQIDAAKALARAKGGRVDDISRLPAGRFYGATEGTGFAKLRLPMCLSHHPPSALTEDEVLRRARDGRDQSALAP
- a CDS encoding GNAT family N-acetyltransferase, which encodes MAIEVHDVPEEKYFAAVVDGAPAGRAEYLRTPELIVFTHTEVDPAFEGRGVGSALARAALDQAREWGLRVLPQCPFIKGYIERHREYVDIVYGANAD
- a CDS encoding superoxide dismutase family protein; the protein is MRIRLVLVAALCTAAGGIAGCGGGTDTAAPESTTTSESAVTNRLVGVLATVDDADTAFTYEPEAAPVGAELELEVSEGEGTTTVRLDADRLQPDRGYAVHAHTDPCGKTGADAGPHYQHQVDPNATPDKPSTDPAYANPRNEIWLDLKTDGQGNGSAETTVPFDFGDRVPASIVLHEKPTTATEPGQAGTAGGRLACFTAPFRD
- a CDS encoding transporter substrate-binding domain-containing protein — protein: MRWLLVLALVLAGCGLPRDVEGTLDRVRAGVLRAGVTDNPPWTRAWDEAPAGVEVELVERFAAGLGARVEWRPGSESTLMTALEGRELDLVVGGLEEQSPWVEQASLTRPYAERHVWALPLGENAWQVEVEEFLATLPDGEVERLLDRA
- a CDS encoding cation diffusion facilitator family transporter encodes the protein MRVGDRFELPPDKAALHRRAVRLEWWTLAFFAAAVALLAVTLGQSQAMKAAWIEDMLGLVPPAAFLVAARYRNRPPDERFPYGYHRSVSVAFLAGSLALLGLGGYVVYDSLSRLLAGERPPIGLVEVFGVRFWSGWLMIAALLATMVPAILLGRVKIGIARRLHDKVLYADAEMNRADWLTAAAAVLGVLGIGFGLWWADAVAALVIGGDIVRDGARTTRDAVANLMDSRPRVVGGREPHPLPDRLLAAVLDQDWVADAWLRVREEGHVFVGELLVVPTTDEGLPERLEQLGKWARDFDWRVHDLVVAPVTRIDR
- a CDS encoding SGNH/GDSL hydrolase family protein: MAGHAGKLALIAALVAATAAQPAASAQPAAGAQSATAAQPATGAQSATAAQPGAHARGWVAAWAASPVVGSAVPWNSCPAGEGLADQTVRNVVFTSAGGRFARVRLTNAFGTKPLKVGRTSVAVQAAGDAAVPGTLRAVTFGGRREVTVPVGREVFSDPVRLDVAALSTLLVSAYLPEATGPLTNHPFTAQGNYLAAGDRTGALSGGFADTPCWMVVDGVDVAPAGRVKGAVVAFGDSITDTASTTGNANRRWPDFLARRLDAVPGRTLSVVNAGLGGNRLIADRDEPYWGVAGVTRVQRDVLSQTGVEAVIMLLAVNDIGYSASAADLIAGHREVIRQARAAGVAVYGGTVLPFKGSFIWTGEREATWRELNDWIRTSGEFDGVVDFAAATAVPGDPATLDPAYDSGDHLHPNDAGTEAMANAVDLAMLLGRR
- a CDS encoding TVP38/TMEM64 family protein translates to MSGRSWFGVLRLVLLVVLVAACAVGVATGVVPGVAELRGRVDAAGPLAPVVFVALCAAGSSVLVPKPVLSVLGGVLFGPWVGAGVVVVGVTLGAVVSFLVARGLGRDVVRPRDGRFARVDRLLERHGFGAVVALRLLPLVPFGLVNYVAGLTGLRVGAFVAGTAVGVLPATAVYTTTGASLTTMTVGQWLLAGAAMALPAVAGFAVLRVRRAR
- a CDS encoding alpha/beta hydrolase; amino-acid sequence: MRRRVLLGLAAAATIVAVVLGGAFAFQRKLVFLPAGGPVPPAADVLPGGRDVTLTTADGLRLSAWYFPAPGARAAVLVTPGNAGNRSLRAPLAAALTARGLSVLLADYRGYGGNPGAPTERGLALDARAARDFLLAETDLPLLYFGESLGSAVAAELAAAHPPAGLVLRSPFTDLAAVGRRHYPFLPVRWLLLDRFPTAEHVARTTAPVTVVYGSADSVVPPEQSRAVAAAAGGRAVEVPGADHNDRVLLDGPAVVEAVTALL
- a CDS encoding sensor histidine kinase; protein product: MVIAGSAADVEPRWAEWRRPLPSRAQQRRDWWLGLGTVVGGLATTALVNSIGAQAFSEPPPFGEQLFWNAVVTAPLVVRRRYPLAVLLVVAALFIAAQVRQTGDSVVPSVALFLALHSAGAWERNRVVARWSRIAVIVVMFAWLGFGLVKFLVGPPHAFKDAAGPLDPVLASVLYQLALNLAFFLSAYFLGEQAWVSARRQAELEHQAERLHRSQEQNTRGAIVAERLRIARDLHDVVAHHVSVMGIQAGAARRVLDTDRELARSALLMVEQTARDSVGELRGLLGLLRAGAPNEEKPDGELAALERLPDLVATARSAGLEVEHSTYGEPRPVPDGVALSAYRVAQEALTNVVKHAGARKVDVRVRYLERALEVEVADDGRGGPAFGEAAGGFGLVGMRERIAVHGGSLEARPRRDGGYLVRATLPTAQEES